A region from the Wansuia hejianensis genome encodes:
- a CDS encoding FAD-dependent oxidoreductase: MSGTVILPAQECPVVAEVDVLVVGGGAGGIGAAVGAAQNGASVAIVEYNGCLGGLLTSGYITNCEAAVAVSGDNILIRGVFEKLVDRMVEKGGAIRGYELKRSNKYYPFDTSRCENDLQITPWDPEVFKLAADELIQEYGIRPFYYTLVTDVLMDGNVLTGVIIENRSGRQVIRAKRLIDSSGNLILARKAGVECRGVGFRGSMTLMFRVGNVKNIVPSYQPNVKEIPYGAVNFFPLIREGEFRVEMTRYIGSETSAEDYTQGTIACRKQCGEVLQYLKDHWTGFEDAYLIDSAPVLGTICQPHLSGVQSMTKEMIMNQIVPEDRIAITAYGIDLHSPEVGGQNVLFYLEPGQYYGVPYGVMVPKTEVENLLVAGKCVSADDDATSGVLCSGICMAMGEAAGTASALSIREGVTPRNMDVRKIQEALVAHGAILDPEPVPESEAYPVYVNPLKEHPELLKKYL, encoded by the coding sequence ATGTCCGGAACAGTGATTTTACCGGCGCAGGAGTGCCCGGTAGTGGCGGAAGTGGATGTACTTGTGGTCGGCGGCGGAGCAGGAGGCATAGGGGCGGCCGTGGGAGCGGCGCAGAATGGCGCCAGCGTTGCGATTGTTGAGTACAATGGCTGCCTGGGAGGGCTTCTGACCAGCGGCTACATCACTAACTGTGAAGCGGCGGTGGCGGTATCAGGAGATAATATACTGATCCGGGGCGTGTTTGAGAAGCTGGTGGACCGCATGGTCGAAAAGGGCGGGGCCATTCGGGGATACGAACTGAAAAGGTCTAATAAATACTATCCTTTTGACACGTCACGCTGTGAAAATGACCTTCAGATCACTCCCTGGGACCCGGAGGTTTTTAAGCTTGCGGCAGATGAGCTGATTCAGGAATATGGAATCCGGCCGTTTTACTATACGCTGGTAACAGATGTGCTGATGGACGGGAATGTGCTCACAGGCGTCATCATTGAGAACCGCTCAGGACGCCAGGTGATTCGGGCAAAACGGCTGATTGACAGCAGCGGCAACCTGATCCTGGCGAGGAAGGCCGGGGTGGAATGCAGAGGGGTGGGATTTAGAGGTTCCATGACTCTGATGTTCCGGGTTGGCAATGTGAAGAATATTGTTCCTTCCTATCAGCCAAATGTAAAAGAAATCCCCTATGGGGCGGTGAACTTTTTTCCGCTGATCCGTGAAGGAGAATTTCGTGTGGAAATGACCCGGTACATCGGAAGTGAAACCAGCGCGGAAGATTACACGCAGGGCACTATAGCCTGCAGAAAGCAGTGCGGGGAGGTTCTGCAGTATCTGAAGGACCACTGGACCGGATTTGAGGACGCCTACCTGATTGATTCGGCCCCGGTTCTGGGGACTATCTGCCAGCCTCATCTGTCAGGCGTTCAGTCGATGACAAAGGAAATGATTATGAATCAGATTGTTCCGGAGGACCGGATCGCGATCACAGCCTATGGGATTGATCTCCACAGTCCTGAAGTGGGCGGACAGAACGTCCTCTTCTATCTGGAGCCAGGCCAGTATTATGGGGTACCCTATGGTGTTATGGTGCCGAAGACAGAGGTGGAGAATCTGCTGGTTGCCGGGAAATGCGTATCGGCAGACGACGACGCCACGAGCGGCGTGCTATGCTCCGGTATCTGCATGGCGATGGGCGAGGCGGCCGGCACGGCCAGCGCACTGAGTATACGGGAGGGCGTGACCCCGCGGAATATGGATGTGAGGAAGATTCAAGAAGCCCTGGTCGCCCACGGAGCGATCCTTGATCCGGAGCCTGTCCCGGAGTCTGAAGCATACCCGGTCTATGTAAATCCTTTAAAGGAGCATCCGGAACTGCTGAAAAAATATCTGTAA
- a CDS encoding bifunctional riboflavin kinase/FAD synthetase produces the protein MEYVKELDHFELNSPSVITLGKFDGVHRGHRKLIGRVKEIGRQKDLKTVIFTFDISPQVRMGAMKASMLMTNRERYNILRSMGVDTLVECPFTDTVRNMEAEEFVRSILIGQLHAAAIVVGADFHFGRGRSGNPEFLRRMGRQCGFAVEVLAKEKDGERDISSSYIREELTAGHMEKVGNLLGNPYFISGKVIHGRHLGHSLGFPTINQIPEPDKMLPPRGVYVSMTKVAGKRYQSVTNIGKKPTVKGKEVGVETYLLQCDQNLYGQDAVVEILSYRRPEQKFHSVEELKAQLRRDVQDAQAFFE, from the coding sequence TTGGAGTACGTAAAAGAACTGGATCATTTTGAACTGAACAGTCCTTCTGTGATTACACTGGGTAAATTTGACGGTGTTCACAGGGGGCATAGGAAACTGATCGGCAGAGTAAAGGAGATCGGCAGGCAGAAGGATCTGAAGACGGTCATTTTTACCTTTGATATTTCCCCGCAGGTGCGCATGGGCGCCATGAAGGCGAGCATGCTGATGACTAATCGGGAGAGATATAACATTCTGCGTTCCATGGGAGTGGATACGCTGGTGGAATGCCCTTTTACAGATACTGTCCGGAATATGGAAGCGGAAGAATTTGTCAGGTCAATTTTGATCGGGCAGCTGCATGCAGCCGCAATTGTAGTGGGAGCTGATTTCCATTTTGGAAGAGGGAGAAGCGGGAATCCGGAGTTTCTGCGCAGGATGGGCAGACAGTGCGGCTTTGCGGTGGAGGTGCTGGCGAAGGAAAAAGACGGGGAACGGGATATCAGCAGCAGCTATATCCGCGAAGAGCTGACAGCAGGGCATATGGAAAAGGTGGGAAACCTGCTGGGGAATCCTTACTTTATCAGCGGCAAAGTCATCCATGGCCGCCATCTGGGGCACAGCCTGGGCTTCCCCACGATTAACCAGATTCCGGAGCCGGACAAGATGCTTCCGCCCAGAGGAGTCTACGTTTCCATGACAAAGGTGGCGGGGAAACGTTACCAGAGTGTTACGAATATCGGTAAAAAACCCACGGTAAAGGGAAAGGAAGTAGGTGTGGAGACATATCTGCTCCAATGTGACCAGAACCTGTACGGGCAGGACGCAGTTGTGGAGATATTATCTTACCGCCGGCCGGAACAGAAGTTTCATTCGGTAGAGGAACTGAAGGCGCAGCTCCGCCGGGATGTGCAGGATGCGCAGGCATTTTTTGAATAA
- a CDS encoding extracellular solute-binding protein, translating to MATIRDVAQLAEVSIATVSNYLNHTKPVKKTTAKKIQQAIDTLKYSQNLSARSLKSNTYLDVGVILPNFDDSYYVQIFQGIENAFQNSGYFTNLAFSYDIPDFEQNILKGFLQKQICGLILVSCQPDNRKLFHDHFSSETRPLVLIDRDIQNLDANFISFDNYSMIHRITSNLLAQGLRRLILISGPDRFECEANCIQGFRTAMAQAGFIPPSKTVIQTNLSREDAFRKTTQLLRLKTPDAIVTTSESLASGVIEGLTVHGYSPDAIPVLTLGEEHWNYHTHSFASGSAPRPAIKLGQTAANLLLAQLKAPLTKENERVLLKASPIPAFPVQAPAASAVHQTPDGPNSKPLRILMVNTPQVHTFLGLLKDFENQHGIRTEITILPHHHFYETLLEKHGSAGDMPFDVFMYDIPWLPSLAVNHVLEDITEDVNQMDLNIFLPDCLKYFSAFQDHYYGIPFMYAPQILYYRKDLFEDPELKNLYEHRNNITLRPPRTLKEFNTVADFFSCHTDAIPYGLSIPAAYNECLAPEIYMRLRAYGGRLFSSSGQVCLDEKIALKAYVSFLRSIQAAKPDYRTATDISIVQDFLKGETAMLITYPSFLTDVVDLQKSSMIGSIGYYHIPGRSPLLGGWSLGISSRSEARGAAMKFLKWSCDQKTANYFSLLGGQTAITSTYTNDELVKLYPWLPLYYSTYPYTRPMLPPRLNHRTILSQADIDSIVCHELFELMDGKLEVQDAISNTRQKLQALTEQYGT from the coding sequence ATGGCAACTATTCGCGATGTGGCACAGCTGGCGGAAGTATCCATTGCCACTGTCTCCAATTATCTGAATCACACCAAACCTGTAAAAAAAACAACTGCAAAAAAAATCCAGCAGGCGATAGATACCCTGAAGTATTCTCAGAATCTGTCTGCCAGAAGTCTCAAATCCAACACTTATCTGGATGTGGGCGTGATCCTGCCGAACTTTGACGACTCCTACTATGTTCAGATCTTTCAGGGCATTGAGAACGCTTTTCAGAATTCCGGATATTTTACTAATCTGGCTTTTTCCTATGACATTCCCGATTTTGAGCAGAATATCCTTAAGGGCTTTCTGCAAAAACAGATTTGCGGCCTGATCCTGGTATCCTGCCAGCCGGATAACCGGAAATTATTTCACGATCATTTTTCTTCAGAAACACGGCCGCTGGTTCTGATCGACCGGGATATACAGAACCTGGACGCCAATTTTATCTCTTTTGATAATTATTCCATGATACACAGAATCACGTCTAATCTGCTGGCTCAGGGCCTGCGCCGCCTCATACTGATCTCAGGGCCGGACAGATTTGAATGTGAGGCCAACTGCATTCAGGGCTTCCGCACCGCGATGGCACAGGCGGGATTTATTCCCCCGTCCAAAACCGTCATTCAGACAAACCTGAGCCGGGAGGACGCCTTCCGCAAAACGACTCAGCTCCTGCGCCTGAAGACGCCGGATGCGATTGTGACAACTTCCGAATCCCTGGCCTCCGGCGTTATCGAGGGCCTGACGGTCCACGGCTATTCTCCCGATGCCATTCCGGTCCTCACCCTGGGAGAGGAGCACTGGAATTATCACACCCATTCTTTTGCCTCCGGTTCCGCACCGCGCCCCGCCATCAAGCTGGGGCAGACCGCCGCCAACCTCCTGCTGGCTCAGCTGAAAGCGCCTCTGACAAAAGAAAATGAACGGGTCTTATTAAAGGCCAGCCCTATTCCTGCTTTCCCGGTCCAGGCCCCGGCTGCTTCCGCCGTACACCAGACGCCGGATGGACCGAACTCAAAGCCTTTGAGAATATTAATGGTCAATACGCCACAGGTACACACGTTTCTCGGCCTCCTGAAGGATTTTGAAAATCAGCATGGAATCCGTACGGAAATTACGATCCTGCCCCACCACCATTTTTATGAAACACTCCTGGAAAAGCACGGCTCCGCCGGCGATATGCCATTTGACGTCTTTATGTATGACATTCCCTGGCTCCCTTCCCTGGCTGTCAACCATGTCCTGGAAGACATCACAGAAGATGTGAACCAGATGGATCTAAACATTTTTCTGCCAGACTGTCTGAAATATTTCAGCGCTTTTCAGGATCACTATTACGGCATCCCTTTCATGTATGCGCCCCAGATCCTGTATTACCGGAAGGATTTATTTGAAGACCCGGAGCTGAAGAATCTGTACGAGCATCGCAATAACATCACCTTAAGACCCCCTCGGACGCTGAAGGAATTTAACACTGTCGCGGATTTTTTCTCCTGTCATACAGATGCAATTCCTTATGGGCTCTCCATACCTGCCGCCTACAATGAATGCCTGGCTCCGGAGATATACATGCGGCTCCGGGCCTACGGCGGAAGACTGTTCAGCAGCAGCGGCCAGGTCTGCCTGGATGAAAAAATCGCCCTGAAGGCTTACGTCAGCTTTTTGCGCTCCATCCAGGCCGCCAAACCGGATTACCGCACCGCCACAGATATCAGCATCGTCCAGGACTTCCTTAAGGGTGAAACTGCCATGCTGATCACCTACCCCTCCTTCCTCACCGATGTGGTGGACTTGCAGAAAAGCAGTATGATCGGCTCTATCGGCTATTATCATATTCCCGGGCGCAGTCCCCTGCTGGGTGGCTGGAGCCTCGGCATCAGCAGCCGTTCTGAAGCCCGGGGGGCCGCCATGAAGTTTCTGAAATGGAGCTGTGACCAGAAAACAGCTAACTATTTCTCACTCCTCGGAGGCCAGACGGCCATCACCTCCACCTATACGAATGATGAACTGGTGAAGCTGTATCCCTGGCTGCCGCTGTATTACTCCACCTACCCTTATACCCGTCCCATGCTGCCGCCCCGGCTGAACCACCGGACAATTTTATCCCAGGCAGACATTGATTCTATCGTTTGCCACGAACTGTTCGAGCTGATGGACGGAAAACTGGAGGTGCAGGACGCCATTTCCAACACCCGGCAGAAGCTTCAGGCTCTGACAGAACAATACGGCACTTAA
- the truB gene encoding tRNA pseudouridine(55) synthase TruB has protein sequence MINGLINIYKEPGFTSHDVVAKLRGIVKQKKIGHTGTLDPDAEGVLPVCLGKATKLCDMLAGETKTYEAVLLLGVTTDTQDAGGIIRESRPVSCTEEEVRRCAEAFLGEQLQVPPMYSALKQNGKKLYELAREGKEVERAARPVHFYEITVMKTEFPRAWLRVTCSKGTYIRTLCHDIGEALGCGGCMEHLTRTRVGRFEWKDAFRLSQVQLLSDQARLGECILPLDKVFSSLPALQAEPEGDQAARNGGCLCPEQVRSCGEPAAWQDGREYRVYDSKQAFIGIYRYDAEEAYFRLVKMFYDGQAG, from the coding sequence ATGATTAACGGATTGATAAATATATACAAGGAACCGGGCTTTACATCTCATGACGTGGTAGCGAAGCTCCGGGGAATTGTAAAACAGAAGAAAATCGGCCATACAGGAACGCTTGATCCGGATGCGGAAGGCGTTCTTCCTGTCTGTCTGGGGAAAGCCACGAAGCTCTGTGATATGCTGGCCGGTGAGACAAAGACATATGAAGCAGTTCTGCTTCTGGGTGTGACGACGGACACCCAGGATGCAGGAGGGATCATCAGGGAGAGTCGTCCGGTGTCCTGCACAGAGGAAGAAGTGCGCAGATGTGCGGAAGCCTTTCTGGGGGAACAGCTTCAGGTCCCTCCCATGTATTCGGCCCTGAAACAGAATGGTAAAAAACTGTATGAGCTGGCCAGGGAGGGCAAAGAGGTAGAACGAGCTGCACGGCCGGTTCATTTTTACGAAATAACAGTCATGAAAACAGAATTTCCCAGAGCCTGGCTCCGGGTGACCTGTTCAAAGGGCACATATATCCGGACGCTCTGCCATGATATCGGGGAAGCATTGGGCTGCGGCGGCTGCATGGAGCATCTGACCCGCACAAGGGTGGGCCGTTTTGAATGGAAAGATGCTTTCAGGCTATCCCAGGTGCAGCTTCTGTCAGACCAGGCCAGACTTGGAGAATGTATCCTGCCGCTGGACAAGGTGTTCAGTTCGCTTCCGGCGCTGCAGGCGGAACCGGAAGGGGATCAGGCTGCCCGGAACGGCGGCTGTCTGTGTCCGGAACAGGTCAGGAGCTGCGGAGAGCCGGCGGCCTGGCAGGATGGCAGGGAATACCGTGTCTATGATTCAAAACAGGCGTTTATCGGGATATACCGGTACGACGCGGAGGAAGCGTATTTCAGACTGGTTAAAATGTTCTATGACGGGCAGGCAGGCTGA
- a CDS encoding DHH family phosphoesterase: protein MHNLADYLKEIKTVAIAGHVNPDGDCIGSCMGVWLYLRDNFPDVRADVYLQPVREVFSYIEGLDQIHTECDTEKKYDLLILLDISSRERIGVAGPYLETAGKTLCFDHHITNQEQYTWLYNDPEASSTSEVVWGFLEEDKISRACAEALYTGIVHDTGVFQYSCTSPRTMRIAAGLMEKGIPFSEIVDESFYQKTYAQNQIMGRTLMESIMLLDGKCIVGVVRQREMDFYGLNPGDMDGIVSQLRNTIGVEVAIFLYETEFQTFKVSLRSKARVDVSEIAMVFGGGGHKRAAGCTMQGLPYDVVNNISLYVEKQLKEQEADD, encoded by the coding sequence ATGCATAATCTTGCCGATTACTTGAAAGAGATCAAGACAGTTGCCATCGCGGGCCATGTGAACCCGGATGGCGACTGTATCGGTTCCTGTATGGGAGTCTGGCTGTATCTGCGGGACAATTTCCCGGATGTCAGGGCTGATGTATATCTGCAGCCGGTCCGGGAGGTGTTCAGCTACATAGAGGGGCTGGACCAGATACATACGGAATGTGATACTGAGAAAAAATATGATCTGCTGATACTGCTGGATATCAGCAGCAGAGAGCGGATCGGCGTGGCCGGACCGTATCTGGAGACGGCAGGGAAAACCCTCTGTTTTGACCATCATATTACGAATCAGGAACAATACACCTGGCTGTACAATGATCCGGAAGCCAGCTCTACCAGTGAGGTGGTCTGGGGATTTCTGGAAGAGGATAAGATTTCCAGAGCCTGTGCGGAGGCGCTCTATACAGGTATTGTCCACGATACAGGCGTTTTCCAGTATTCCTGCACGTCGCCCAGGACCATGCGCATCGCCGCGGGGCTGATGGAAAAAGGAATCCCGTTTTCCGAAATTGTGGATGAATCCTTTTATCAGAAAACTTATGCCCAGAACCAGATCATGGGCAGGACGCTGATGGAAAGCATCATGCTTTTGGACGGAAAGTGCATTGTAGGAGTGGTACGGCAGCGGGAGATGGACTTTTATGGTCTGAATCCCGGAGATATGGACGGGATTGTCAGCCAGCTGCGCAATACAATCGGCGTGGAAGTGGCTATCTTTCTGTACGAAACGGAATTCCAGACATTTAAAGTGAGCCTTCGCTCCAAGGCAAGGGTAGATGTGAGCGAAATTGCCATGGTGTTCGGCGGCGGCGGCCACAAAAGGGCTGCAGGCTGTACGATGCAGGGACTGCCCTATGATGTGGTGAATAATATCAGCCTTTATGTGGAAAAACAATTAAAAGAGCAGGAAGCAGATGATTAA
- a CDS encoding YerC/YecD family TrpR-related protein, whose translation MSKNIHTDAVDQLFEAILCLKSKEECYTFFEDVCTINELLSLSQRFEVAKMLREKKTYLEISEKTGASTATISRVNRSLTYGNDGYEMVFQRMKSEEE comes from the coding sequence ATGAGCAAAAATATACATACAGATGCGGTAGATCAGTTGTTTGAGGCGATTCTGTGCCTGAAAAGTAAAGAAGAATGCTACACCTTTTTTGAAGATGTCTGTACGATTAATGAGCTGCTGTCTCTGTCTCAGAGATTTGAGGTGGCTAAGATGCTGAGGGAGAAAAAGACTTATCTGGAGATATCCGAGAAGACCGGAGCCTCCACTGCTACGATCAGCAGGGTGAACCGTTCGCTGACCTATGGGAATGACGGATATGAGATGGTCTTTCAGAGGATGAAATCAGAGGAGGAATAA
- a CDS encoding L-rhamnose mutarotase, which translates to MEKQIFGQIGRLRRDKIAEYRELHANAWPGVLKTIEDCNLQNYSIFIHDDLVFAYFEYTGEDYEKDMEKMAQDPVTQDWWTHTKPCFVKFSMGQDSEFYRDMEQIFYLEGNLECKGGE; encoded by the coding sequence ATGGAAAAACAGATATTTGGCCAGATTGGCAGGCTCAGGAGAGACAAGATTGCAGAATACAGGGAACTGCACGCCAATGCCTGGCCGGGAGTGTTGAAGACCATAGAAGACTGTAACCTGCAGAATTATTCCATTTTCATTCATGACGATCTGGTCTTTGCGTATTTTGAGTATACGGGCGAGGATTATGAAAAGGATATGGAAAAAATGGCGCAGGACCCGGTGACCCAGGACTGGTGGACGCACACAAAACCCTGTTTTGTCAAGTTCTCCATGGGACAGGACAGTGAATTTTACCGGGATATGGAACAGATCTTTTATCTGGAAGGGAATCTTGAATGTAAAGGAGGAGAGTGA